DNA from Amorphoplanes friuliensis DSM 7358:
GTCGGCCGGGCATGGAGAGAAGATTCCGGGGTCCCCGGTGCGCGGACCGTGCCCGAACAGGTGCCGCCCGGTTGCGAACGACACGAACGGCGGGACTTGAGGATTCCTGGGCTCGTCCCGGCGCGCGAATCGCCCGCCGCCGGTCATATGCTGCGGCAGGAGATCATCAACCGTTCGGAGTGCCTGGCCCGTGACCTTCGAGGAGCAGCAGTGACCGTGGAACCCGCCCTGCGTGCCATGCCGGTGATCGACGGGCACAACGACCTGCCGATGGCACTGCGGGCCCGGGCCGGGTACAGGGTGACCGGGCTCGCCGCGGACCGGCCCGAGTTCCACACGGACATCGCACGGCTGCGTGCGGGCGGGGTCGGCGGGCAGTTCTGGTCCGTCTACGTGCCGTCGGACCTCAGCGAGCCCGAGGCCGTCGTGGCGACGATGGAGCAGATCGACGCCGTCTACCGGCTCGTGGCCGAGTACCCGGACGACCTGGCCGTCGCGTACTCCGCGGACGACGTCGAGGCGGCGATCGCCGGTGGCCGGATCGGGTCGCTGATCGGCATCGAGGGCGGGCACAGCCTGGCGACCTCGCTCGGGGTGCTGCGCGCGTTCGCCCGGCTCGGCGTGCGGTACGTGACGCTGACGCACAACCACAACACGTCGTGGGCGGACTCGGCTGCGGACGTACCGGGAGTGGGTGGCCTCGACGACGAGGGCCGGGCGATCGTCGCGGAGATGCAGCGCATCGGGGTGCTCGTGGATCTGTCGCACGTGGCCGCGACGACCATGCACGCGGCGCTGGACGTGGCGACCGCCCCGGTGATCTTCAGCCATTCGTCGGCGCGTGCGGTCGCGGACCACC
Protein-coding regions in this window:
- a CDS encoding dipeptidase, which codes for MPVIDGHNDLPMALRARAGYRVTGLAADRPEFHTDIARLRAGGVGGQFWSVYVPSDLSEPEAVVATMEQIDAVYRLVAEYPDDLAVAYSADDVEAAIAGGRIGSLIGIEGGHSLATSLGVLRAFARLGVRYVTLTHNHNTSWADSAADVPGVGGLDDEGRAIVAEMQRIGVLVDLSHVAATTMHAALDVATAPVIFSHSSARAVADHRRNAADDVLIRLRDNGGVCMATFVPLFVSAEVAAWAEAADAEWARLGLPPAPDSWPAAPRPGREGVTGPAPAGGSFLSGLPGTEVAPPEPFKPWLAANPRPEATISQVADHVDHLREVAGPDHVGLGGDYDGCDRLPRGLEDVSGYPRLLEELAGRGWSQDDLEKLTGRNILRVLRAAEEAAEEPLWPMSPAR